The following are from one region of the Hemitrygon akajei chromosome 6, sHemAka1.3, whole genome shotgun sequence genome:
- the LOC140728828 gene encoding uncharacterized protein, with product MPFTCSDCGKGFIHSSQLKVHQRVHTGERPFTCSECGKGFTLSSNLQRHQLVHTGERPFTCSVCGKGFTQLSNLQAHQSVHTGERPFTCSDCGKGFTQSSSLQIHQRVHTGERPFTCSDCGKRFTRSSDLLAHQSVHTGEMPFTCSDCGKGFTWLSRLQTHQSVHTGEMPFTCSDCGKGFTRSFQLKVHQRVHTGERPFTCSECGKGFSQSSNLVTHYRVHTGEKV from the coding sequence atgccgttcacctgctcagattgtgggaagggattcattcattcatctcaactgaaggtacatcagcgagttcacactggggagaggccgttcacctgctctgaatgtgggaagggattcactctgtcatccaacctacagagacaccagctggTTCATACGGGAGAGAGGCCATTTACCtgttcagtgtgtgggaagggattcactcagttaagcAACCTacaggcacaccagtcagttcatactggggaaagaccgttcacctgctcagactgtgggaagggatttactcaatcATCCAGTCTGCAGATAcaccagagagttcacactggggagaggccgttcacctgctcagactgtgggaagagattcactcgatcatctgaccttctggcacaccagtcagttcacactggtgagatgccgttcacctgctcagattgtggtaaAGGATTCACTTGGTTATCCAGACtgcagacacaccagtcagttcacactggggagatgccatttacctgctcagattgtgggaagggattcactcggtcatttcaactgaaggtacatcagcgagttcacactggggagaggccatttacctgctcagaatgtgggaagggattcagtcagtcatccaaccttgtgacgcactaccgagttcacactggggaaaaagtttga